Proteins co-encoded in one Paraburkholderia edwinii genomic window:
- the kdsA gene encoding 3-deoxy-8-phosphooctulonate synthase — protein MKLADFEIGLNQPLFLIAGTCVVESEQMTIDTAGQLKEICAKLKVPFIYKSSYDKANRSSGKSFRGLGMDEGLRILSEVKRQLGVPVLTDVHSIEEIEQVAAAVDVLQTPAFLCRQTDFIHACARSGKPVNIKKGQFLAPHDMKNVIDKARDAAREAGLSEDRFMACERGVSFGYNNLVSDMRSLAIMRETGAPVVFDATHSVQLPGGQGTSSGGQREFVPVLARAAVATGVAGLFMETHPNPAQAKSDGPNAVPLHRMADLLETLITLDQAVKRAPFLEHDFN, from the coding sequence CCTGCGTCGTCGAATCGGAACAGATGACGATTGACACCGCGGGCCAGCTCAAGGAAATCTGCGCGAAGCTCAAGGTTCCGTTTATCTACAAGTCTTCGTACGACAAGGCGAATCGCAGTAGCGGCAAGTCGTTTCGCGGTCTCGGTATGGACGAAGGCCTGCGTATTCTTTCCGAAGTGAAGCGTCAGCTCGGCGTGCCCGTATTGACCGACGTGCACAGCATCGAAGAAATCGAGCAGGTCGCGGCGGCGGTCGACGTGCTGCAAACGCCGGCTTTCCTGTGCCGTCAAACCGATTTCATTCACGCGTGCGCGCGTTCGGGCAAGCCGGTCAATATCAAGAAAGGGCAGTTCCTCGCGCCGCACGACATGAAGAATGTGATCGACAAGGCGCGCGACGCGGCTCGCGAAGCGGGGCTCTCGGAAGACCGCTTTATGGCCTGCGAACGCGGCGTGTCGTTCGGCTATAACAACCTGGTGTCCGATATGCGTTCGCTCGCGATCATGCGCGAGACCGGCGCGCCGGTCGTGTTCGATGCGACGCACTCGGTGCAATTGCCGGGCGGCCAGGGCACGAGCTCGGGCGGCCAGCGCGAATTCGTGCCGGTGCTGGCACGCGCGGCGGTCGCAACCGGGGTCGCGGGACTTTTCATGGAAACGCATCCGAACCCCGCGCAAGCGAAGTCGGATGGACCGAACGCTGTGCCGCTGCACCGCATGGCCGATCTGCTCGAGACGTTGATCACGCTCGATCAGGCTGTGAAGCGCGCGCCGTTCCTCGAGCACGATTTCAACTGA
- the eno gene encoding phosphopyruvate hydratase → MSAIVDIIGREILDSRGNPTVECDVLLESGTMGRAAVPSGASTGSREAIELRDGETGRYSGKGVLKAVEHINTEISEAIMGLDASEQAFLDKTLLELDGTDNKSRLGANALLAVSMAVAKAAAEEAGLPLYRYFGGSGAMQLPVPMMNIVNGGAHANNSLDIQEFMIVPVSQPTFREALRCGAEVFHALKKILSDRGMSTAVGDEGGFAPNFGSNDECLSTILQAIEKAGYRAGEDVLLALDCAASEFYHDGKYQLAGEGLQLSSAEFTDYLATLADKFPIVSIEDGMHESDWEGWKLLTDKLGKKIQLVGDDLFVTNTRILKEGIEKGIANSILIKINQIGTLTETFAAIEMAKRAGYTAVISHRSGETEDSTIADIAVGLNAGQIKTGSLSRSDRISKYNQLLRIEEDLGDIASYPGKSAFYNLR, encoded by the coding sequence ATGAGTGCTATCGTAGATATCATCGGTCGCGAGATTCTCGATTCGCGAGGCAACCCCACCGTCGAGTGCGACGTGCTGCTGGAGTCGGGCACGATGGGCCGCGCGGCGGTGCCGTCGGGCGCATCGACCGGCTCGCGCGAAGCGATCGAATTGCGTGACGGCGAAACCGGCCGCTATAGCGGCAAGGGCGTGCTGAAGGCGGTTGAGCACATCAACACCGAAATCTCTGAGGCGATCATGGGCCTCGACGCGTCGGAACAGGCTTTCCTCGATAAAACGCTGCTCGAGCTCGACGGCACCGACAACAAGTCGCGTCTCGGCGCGAACGCGCTGCTGGCGGTTTCGATGGCGGTCGCGAAGGCCGCTGCGGAAGAAGCCGGCCTGCCGCTGTACCGCTACTTCGGCGGCTCGGGCGCGATGCAACTGCCGGTGCCGATGATGAACATCGTCAACGGCGGCGCGCACGCGAACAACAGCCTCGACATCCAGGAATTCATGATCGTTCCGGTTAGCCAGCCGACGTTCCGTGAAGCGCTGCGCTGCGGCGCCGAGGTGTTCCACGCGCTGAAGAAAATCCTGTCCGACCGCGGCATGAGCACGGCGGTGGGCGACGAAGGCGGCTTTGCGCCGAACTTCGGCAGCAACGACGAGTGCCTGTCCACCATCCTGCAGGCGATCGAAAAGGCCGGCTACCGCGCCGGCGAAGACGTGCTGCTCGCGCTCGACTGCGCGGCGAGCGAGTTCTACCACGACGGCAAATACCAGCTGGCGGGCGAAGGCCTGCAACTGTCGTCGGCGGAATTCACCGACTATCTGGCGACGCTCGCCGACAAATTCCCGATCGTGTCGATCGAAGACGGCATGCACGAAAGCGACTGGGAAGGCTGGAAGCTCCTGACTGACAAGCTCGGCAAAAAGATCCAGCTGGTCGGCGACGACCTGTTCGTGACGAACACGCGCATCCTGAAGGAAGGCATCGAGAAGGGCATCGCGAACTCGATCCTGATCAAGATCAACCAGATCGGCACGCTGACCGAAACCTTCGCGGCGATCGAAATGGCCAAGCGCGCCGGCTACACGGCCGTGATCTCGCACCGTTCGGGCGAAACCGAGGATTCGACGATCGCCGATATCGCGGTCGGCCTGAACGCCGGGCAGATCAAGACCGGTTCGCTGTCGCGCAGCGACCGCATCTCGAAGTACAACCAGTTGCTGCGTATCGAGGAAGATCTCGGCGATATCGCGAGCTACCCGGGCAAATCCGCGTTCTACAACCTGCGTTGA